In the genome of Gloeotrichia echinulata CP02, one region contains:
- a CDS encoding chromophore lyase CpcT/CpeT: protein MTSSPPHIEQTISTNLITLARWMAGDFSNYQQAFENPKDYAHIHIFFRPLPFEFFSGIGLYSEQVYDYDLWRPYRQGVHRLVAQGDQIYIENYSLKNALFYAGAARELSILRTITPDCIQRRYHCSMIFQQEGDRFIGSVEPGNLCLIEKNGCQTYLDSYVEITQTTWVSLDKGIDVNTHQQIWGSTFGPLRFEKRESFAHEVPNIL, encoded by the coding sequence ATGACTTCTTCCCCACCACATATTGAACAGACAATATCGACTAATTTAATCACCTTGGCTCGTTGGATGGCAGGTGATTTCAGTAATTATCAACAGGCATTTGAAAATCCTAAAGATTACGCCCATATTCACATTTTCTTTCGTCCGTTACCGTTTGAGTTCTTCTCTGGAATTGGGCTTTATTCAGAACAAGTTTATGACTATGATTTGTGGAGACCTTATCGACAGGGAGTGCATCGTTTAGTCGCTCAAGGCGATCAGATTTATATCGAAAACTACAGTTTAAAAAATGCCCTTTTTTATGCTGGTGCAGCCCGTGAGTTAAGCATTCTGAGAACCATCACCCCAGATTGTATCCAACGCCGATATCACTGCTCGATGATTTTTCAACAAGAGGGAGATAGATTTATCGGCTCTGTTGAACCTGGAAACTTATGCTTAATTGAGAAAAATGGCTGCCAGACTTATCTTGATAGTTACGTCGAAATCACACAAACCACTTGGGTAAGCCTAGATAAAGGCATCGATGTAAATACACACCAGCAAATTTGGGGATCTACCTTTGGACCATTGCGGTTTGAAAAACGGGAGAGTTTCGCCCATGAAGTTCCAAACATCCTATGA
- a CDS encoding CpeR family transcriptional regulator encodes MKFQTSYDISLPNLAIKANMLPPEAQKKMQCWIRSRHLICSGNFFVFKTVDYSAIERFSQCVGALGGTVISVDPIDKIWMGDHRQVILYRARASLHTPCHNLKQYWLKYGGFRTRFDEEA; translated from the coding sequence ATGAAGTTCCAAACATCCTATGATATTTCCCTGCCTAATCTGGCCATTAAAGCGAATATGCTACCCCCAGAAGCGCAGAAAAAAATGCAGTGCTGGATTCGCAGTAGGCATTTAATTTGTTCAGGTAATTTCTTTGTTTTTAAAACCGTAGATTATAGTGCTATTGAGCGTTTTTCCCAATGCGTAGGAGCTTTAGGAGGCACTGTTATTTCGGTTGACCCAATTGACAAAATTTGGATGGGCGATCATCGTCAAGTCATTCTGTATAGGGCAAGAGCTAGTTTACATACACCCTGCCACAATTTGAAACAATATTGGCTAAAATATGGAGGCTTTCGCACCCGATTTGATGAGGAGGCGTAA
- a CDS encoding M3 family metallopeptidase, with the protein MTLNVTISSNPLLTGYGLPPFAEIKPEQVVPAFDQLLAELDQQLTSLEANVQPTWSGLVVPLERLTERLYWSWGIVNHLMGVKNSPELREAHETVQPQVVQFVNKLGQSQPIYNAFKELRNSETWATLESAQQRIVQAAIRDAELSGVGLQPEARERFNAIQMELAELSTKFSNHVLDATKAFSLTLTTITEIDGLPSSLLSLAAQAARSAGEENATPENGPWRITLDFPSYGPFMQHSTRRDLREHLYKAYITRAASGDLDNNPLIDRILELRQELANLLGFQNFAQLSLASKMAPNVEAVEALLEELRHVSYNAAVQDLETLQAFAKAKGETEDLKHWDISFWAERQREEKFAFTSEELRPYFPLTQVLDGLFGLVQRLFGITVTPADGQAPVWHEDVRYFQIADETGTPIAYFYLDPYSRPAQKRGGAWMDVCINRGKITENGLTTIRLPVAYLICNQTPPVDGKPSLMTFNEVETLFHEFGHGLHHMLTQVDYTGASGINNVEWDAVELPSQFMENWCYERPTLFGMAKHYETGEPLPEHYYQKLLTARNYMSGSGMLRQIHFSSVDLELHYRYRPGNQETPTDVRHRIAKSTTVLPPLPEDGFLCVFGHIFEGGYAAGYYSYKWAEVLSADAFAAFEEAGLEDEAAIQATGRRYRDTVLALGGSKHPMDVFKTFRGREPSTSPLLRHNGLVAAV; encoded by the coding sequence ATGACTTTAAATGTCACTATTTCTTCTAATCCTTTACTCACGGGCTATGGCTTACCTCCCTTTGCAGAGATTAAACCAGAGCAGGTAGTACCAGCCTTCGACCAGCTACTGGCAGAACTTGACCAGCAGCTTACCAGCTTGGAGGCTAATGTACAACCTACTTGGAGCGGTTTAGTAGTACCTCTAGAAAGGCTAACAGAAAGGCTGTACTGGAGTTGGGGTATAGTCAACCATTTAATGGGTGTGAAAAATAGCCCCGAACTTCGTGAAGCTCATGAAACTGTACAACCACAGGTGGTGCAGTTTGTCAACAAGCTTGGTCAAAGCCAACCCATATACAATGCTTTTAAGGAACTGCGTAATAGTGAAACTTGGGCAACATTAGAATCAGCCCAGCAACGCATTGTCCAAGCAGCCATCCGAGATGCTGAACTTTCCGGTGTAGGCTTACAACCAGAGGCGCGGGAACGTTTCAACGCTATTCAGATGGAGTTAGCAGAACTTTCTACCAAGTTCTCAAACCATGTATTAGATGCTACCAAAGCCTTTAGTTTAACTCTGACGACAATTACCGAAATCGACGGCTTACCCAGTAGTTTACTCAGTCTAGCAGCACAAGCGGCTCGGTCTGCGGGTGAAGAAAACGCCACACCAGAAAATGGCCCCTGGCGCATCACCTTAGACTTTCCCAGCTATGGGCCGTTCATGCAGCACAGCACCCGTAGAGATTTGCGGGAACATCTGTATAAAGCTTATATCACTCGTGCCGCCTCGGGTGATTTGGATAATAACCCGTTAATTGACCGCATTTTGGAATTGCGACAAGAACTAGCAAATCTACTAGGTTTTCAGAACTTTGCACAGTTGAGCCTAGCTAGTAAAATGGCTCCCAACGTTGAAGCAGTCGAGGCGCTATTAGAAGAACTACGTCACGTCAGTTATAATGCTGCTGTTCAAGACTTAGAAACACTCCAAGCCTTTGCTAAAGCCAAAGGCGAGACAGAGGATTTAAAGCACTGGGATATCAGCTTTTGGGCTGAACGCCAACGGGAAGAAAAATTTGCCTTCACATCTGAAGAATTGCGTCCTTATTTCCCTCTTACCCAAGTCTTAGATGGCTTATTTGGATTAGTACAGCGGTTGTTTGGTATTACCGTTACCCCAGCCGATGGACAAGCTCCAGTCTGGCATGAGGATGTACGTTATTTCCAAATAGCTGATGAAACTGGTACTCCCATAGCCTACTTCTACTTAGACCCTTACAGCCGTCCAGCCCAAAAGCGCGGTGGTGCTTGGATGGATGTATGCATCAATCGTGGTAAAATCACTGAGAATGGTCTTACTACCATTCGCTTACCTGTAGCATATTTGATTTGTAACCAAACGCCCCCAGTTGATGGCAAGCCAAGCTTAATGACTTTTAATGAAGTAGAGACTTTATTCCACGAATTTGGTCATGGCTTGCACCACATGCTCACCCAGGTGGATTACACAGGGGCGTCAGGTATCAACAATGTCGAGTGGGATGCAGTAGAACTGCCCAGCCAGTTTATGGAAAACTGGTGCTATGAGCGACCAACGTTGTTTGGCATGGCTAAACATTACGAAACTGGCGAACCCTTACCAGAACATTATTACCAAAAGCTACTAACCGCACGCAATTATATGAGCGGTAGTGGTATGCTGCGGCAAATCCACTTTAGCAGCGTTGATTTAGAACTACATTATCGCTATCGTCCTGGGAATCAAGAAACTCCCACAGATGTGCGTCATCGCATTGCCAAGAGTACTACTGTTTTACCTCCCTTACCAGAAGATGGCTTTTTATGTGTTTTTGGACACATTTTTGAAGGTGGATATGCAGCGGGTTACTACAGTTATAAATGGGCTGAAGTCCTCAGTGCTGATGCTTTTGCTGCTTTTGAAGAAGCAGGGTTAGAAGATGAAGCCGCGATACAAGCCACAGGTAGGCGTTACCGTGATACAGTGTTGGCTCTTGGTGGTAGCAAGCACCCGATGGATGTGTTTAAAACCTTCCGGGGTCGGGAACCGAGTACGAGTCCTTTGCTGAGACACAATGGTTTAGTGGCTGCGGTTTAA